Proteins encoded in a region of the Megalops cyprinoides isolate fMegCyp1 chromosome 3, fMegCyp1.pri, whole genome shotgun sequence genome:
- the ehd2a gene encoding EH domain-containing protein 2, whose protein sequence is MSRWGRKDKNSKTPEVIRTVTEGLKSLYHKKLLPLEKYYGFHDFHSASLEDADFDNKPMVLVVGQYSTGKTTFIRYLLEQDFPGSRVGPEPTTDCFTAIMHGEVEGLIPGNALIVDPNKPFRKLNPFGNTFLNRFQCAHLPNQVLESISIIDTPGILSGAKQRVSRGYDFPAVLRWFAERVDRIILLFDAHKLEISDEFSQAIGALRGNEDKLRVVLNKADMVGTQQLMRVYGALMWSLGKVFGTPEVLRVYIGSFWSQPLLVTDNRRLFELEEEDLFADIQNLPRNAALRKLNDLVKRARLVRVHAHIISYLKQEMPSVFWKDNKKKNLIYQLPVIFSKIQLQHNISPGDFPDCAKMQEQLAVHDFTKFKALKPNLMAALDELLTTDIAKLMPLLRQEELEAGVQAGVQGGAFLGTRGGPFLEGDPFSQAEENGEGSDMEDEEWVVTKDKPKYDEIFYNLSPSEGKLSGTKAKDWMVSTRLPNSVLGRIWKLSDVDRDGMLDDEEFALASHLIEVKLEGHGLPPELPARLVPPSKRRQKGSDA, encoded by the exons ATGTCCCGCTGGGGCCGGAAGGACAAGAACAGCAAAACGCCGGAGGTGATCCGCACTGTGACGGAGGGGCTCAAGTCCCTCTACCACAAGAAACTGCTGCCCCTGGAGAAGTACTACGGCTTCCACGACTTCCACTCAGCCAGCCTGGAGGATGCAGACTTCGACAATAAGCCcatggtgctggtggtgggaCAGTATTCCACTGGAAAGACCACCTTCATCAG GTACCTGCTGGAGCAGGACTTTCCCGGGAGCCGTGTGGGGCCGGAGCCCACCACTGACTGCTTCACCGCGATCATGCACGGCGAGGTGGAGGGCCTCATCCCGGGGAATGCCCTCATCGTGGACCCCAACAAGCCGTTCCGCAAGCTCAACCCCTTCGGGAACACATTCCTCAACAG GTTCCAGTGTGCCCACCTGCCCAATCAGGTCCTGGAGAGCATCAGCATCATCGACACACCAGGCATCCTGTCTGGGGCCAAACAGAGAGTGAGCCGAG ggTATGACTTCCCCGCCGTGCTGCGCTGGTTTGCCGAGCGTGTGGACCGCATAATCCTGCTGTTCGACGCCCACAAGCTGGAGATCTCCGACGAGTTCTCTCAGGCCATCGGGGCGCTGCGCGGGAACGAAGACAAGCTGCGTGTGGTGCTGAACAAGGCCGACATGGTGGGCACCCAGCAGCTGATGCGCGTGTACGGCGCCCTCATGTGGTCGCTGGGGAAGGTGTTCGGCACCCCCGAGGTGCTCCGGGTCTACATCGGCTCCTTCTGGTCGCAGCCGCTGCTGGTGACCGACAACCGGCGGCTCTtcgagctggaggaggaggacctCTTTGCCGACATCCAGAACCTTCCGCGAAATGCCGCCCTGCGCAAGCTCAACGACCTGGTCAAGAGGGCACGCCTCGTCAGG GTTCATGCCCACATCATCAGCTACCTGAAGCAGGAGATGCCCTCTGTCTTCTGGAAGGACAACAAAAAGAAGAACCTGATCTACCAGTTGCCTGTCATCTTCTCCAAGATCCAGCTGCAGCACAACATCTCTCCTGGAGACTTCCCAGACTGCGCCAAGATGCAG GAGCAGCTGGCAGTCCACGATTTCACCAAGTTCAAGGCCCTCAAGCCCAACCTGATGGCAGCCTTGGATGAGCTACTGACCACCGACATCGCTAAGCTGATGCCCCTGCTGCGGcaagaggagctggaggcggGCGTGCAGGCCGGGGTGCAGGGCGGGGCCTTCCTGGGGACCCGCGGAGGGCCCTTCCTGGAGGGGGACCCCTTCAGCCAGGCAGAGGAGAACGGGGAAGGGAGTGACATGGAGGATGAGGAATGGGTGGTGACGAAGGACAAGCCCAAATACGACGAGATCTTCTACAACCTCTCCCCAAGCGAGGGCAAGTTGAGCGGCACCAAGGCCAAGGACTGGATGGTCAGCACACGCCTGCCCAACTCTGTGCTGGGCCGCATCTGGAAGCTGTCTGACGTGGACCGCGACGGCATGCTGGACGACGAGGAGTTCGCCCTGGCCAGCCACCTGATCGAGGTCAAGCTGGAGGGGCATGGCCTGCCCCCGGAGCTGCCTGCCCGCCTGGTGCCGCCCTCCAAGCGCCGACAGAAAGGCTCTGACGCGTAG
- the selenow1 gene encoding selenoprotein W, 1 yields the protein MGVKVHIIYCGGUGYRPKFTKLKTLLEDEFPGELEITGESTPTTTGWFEVEVNGKLVHSKKRGEGFVDSEQKMAVVVGAIDKALGN from the exons ATGGGCGTAAAAGTCCACATCATTTACTG CGGTGGATGAGGGTACAGGCCCAAG tTCACCAAACTCAAGACTTTGCTTGAGGATGAGTTCCCAGGCGAGCTTGAGATC ACTGGTGAGAGCACACCCACAACAACAGGGTGGTTTGAGGTTGAGGTGAATGGCAAGCTAGTCCACTCCAAAAAG agaggggagggcttTGTGGACAGCGAGCAGAAGATGGCCGTGGTTGTTGGTGCCATAGATAAGGCCCTGGGGAATTGA